From Rutidosis leptorrhynchoides isolate AG116_Rl617_1_P2 chromosome 3, CSIRO_AGI_Rlap_v1, whole genome shotgun sequence, a single genomic window includes:
- the LOC139895760 gene encoding em-like protein GEA6: protein MASQQESRKISDQISQEEKKDLDQRPAQGETVVPGGTGGKNLEAQEHLAEGLSKGGQTRKDQLGTEGYKEMGKKGGLSTGDKSGGERAEEEGVDLDESKFNKKG, encoded by the exons ATGGCATCGCAACAAGAATCACGAAAGATTTCCGACCAAATCTCCCAAGAGGAGAAAAAGGATCTCGACCAACGACCGGCTCAAGGCGAAACTGTTGTTCCCGGTGGGACTGGTGGTAAAAACCTAGAGGCTCAAGAACATCTTGCTGAAG GTCTAAGCAAGGGCGGACAGACGCGGAAGGATCAGCTGGGAACTGAAGGGTACAAAGAGATGGGGAAAAAAGGTGGTCTTAGTACCGGCGATAAATCAGGAGGTGAGCGTGCCGAGGAGGAAGGGGTTGACTTGGACGAATCCAAGTTCAACAAGAAGGGTTGA